The Sphingobium aromaticiconvertens genome has a segment encoding these proteins:
- a CDS encoding aromatic ring-hydroxylating dioxygenase subunit alpha → MNELSKVAEPGGDLVEPVTVPAEAYVSKDYAQAERDRLWRKVWLQAARLEDIPEVGNYVTYDILDDSIIIMRTGPDEIRAYHNVCPHRGRRLIDTPAGARDARGSKTNIVCGFHGWTFDRQGQCTFVNHQQDWQGVLTAERTALGKVSVDTWGGWAWVNLDPDCGSLADYLDTVPAMLDPFGLENMRYRWRKWVIFDCNWKVALEAFSETYHVQTTHPEFNAFGEFRGWARKHGLHTNIGYDAPKNMDENQAKLRIGSGEDPRLSTAEMQVFTWENANTNTTMTLVNAAKRLKDELPVGTPAPQVLQHWLASARADDEKRGVIWPVVDPAHTAKSGTAWQIFPNFQIGHAVNNMLCYSARPYGADPDKCIFEAAVYELFPQGEEPQTEWDYTQPQDWPPVLQQDFTNMAAVQQGMKNVGFRGTQPNPYMERSVASLHYNLARYMGMGMPSPIK, encoded by the coding sequence ATGAACGAACTGAGCAAGGTCGCCGAACCCGGCGGTGATCTGGTCGAACCCGTCACCGTGCCTGCCGAAGCCTATGTGTCGAAAGACTATGCGCAGGCCGAGCGCGACCGGCTGTGGCGCAAGGTCTGGCTTCAGGCGGCACGGCTGGAGGATATCCCCGAGGTCGGCAATTATGTGACCTACGATATCCTCGACGACTCGATCATCATCATGCGGACGGGGCCAGACGAGATTCGCGCCTATCACAATGTCTGTCCGCATCGGGGCCGTCGCCTGATCGACACGCCAGCGGGCGCCCGCGACGCGCGCGGCAGCAAGACGAACATCGTCTGCGGCTTCCATGGCTGGACCTTTGACCGGCAGGGGCAATGCACCTTCGTCAACCATCAGCAGGATTGGCAGGGCGTGTTGACGGCGGAGCGCACGGCGCTGGGCAAGGTCAGCGTCGACACATGGGGCGGCTGGGCGTGGGTCAATCTCGACCCCGATTGCGGATCGCTGGCCGACTATCTGGATACGGTCCCCGCCATGCTCGACCCGTTCGGGCTGGAGAATATGCGCTATCGCTGGCGCAAGTGGGTCATCTTCGATTGTAACTGGAAAGTCGCGCTGGAGGCGTTCAGCGAAACCTATCATGTCCAGACCACCCATCCCGAATTCAACGCCTTTGGCGAGTTTCGCGGCTGGGCGCGCAAACATGGCCTGCACACCAATATCGGTTATGACGCGCCCAAGAATATGGACGAGAATCAGGCCAAGCTGCGGATCGGTTCTGGCGAGGACCCGCGCCTCTCCACGGCGGAGATGCAGGTCTTCACCTGGGAAAATGCCAACACCAACACGACGATGACGCTGGTCAACGCGGCCAAGCGGTTGAAGGACGAGCTGCCCGTGGGCACGCCCGCGCCGCAGGTGCTCCAGCACTGGCTCGCGTCCGCTCGCGCGGATGACGAGAAGCGCGGCGTGATCTGGCCGGTGGTTGATCCGGCGCATACGGCCAAGAGCGGCACGGCGTGGCAGATCTTCCCGAATTTCCAGATCGGCCATGCCGTTAATAATATGCTCTGTTATTCCGCGCGCCCCTATGGCGCGGACCCGGACAAGTGCATCTTCGAGGCGGCAGTCTATGAACTGTTCCCGCAAGGGGAGGAGCCGCAGACCGAGTGGGACTATACGCAGCCGCAGGATTGGCCACCGGTGCTCCAGCAGGATTTCACCAATATGGCGGCGGTGCAGCAGGGCATGAAGAATGTCGGCTTCCGCGGTACCCAGCCCAATCCCTATATGGAGCGGTCGGTTGCCAGCCTGCACTATAATCTGGCGCGCTATATGGGCATGGGGATGCCAAGCCCGATCAAGTGA
- a CDS encoding TauD/TfdA family dioxygenase, with the protein MSASATITRFNHEEVKPTIGSRILNSKEELLAGDLGPQIRELLEQRGVLVFPKIDFTDEEQVAFTETLGEFAPEMQDGHDSHKIHKITLDVKENPQSAEYLKGSLYWHIDGTMNATPILASLLSCKVKATWGGNTGFCNTYAAYEALSDEQKAEYEKLRVIHSVWATVGYYEPETSLAKLKGMQAIGENELPLVWNHKSGRKSLVLGCTAHRVLDVEPMESAQILVGLREWATREEFSYSHDWSVGDLVIWDNTGTMHRAEAYDPNCNRMMHRTKLRGEEPFE; encoded by the coding sequence ATGTCGGCAAGCGCCACCATCACCCGTTTCAACCATGAAGAGGTCAAGCCGACGATCGGCAGCCGCATCCTGAACAGCAAAGAAGAACTGCTGGCCGGCGACCTTGGCCCGCAGATCCGCGAACTGCTGGAACAGCGCGGCGTTCTGGTGTTCCCGAAGATCGATTTCACCGATGAAGAACAGGTCGCCTTCACAGAGACGCTGGGCGAGTTCGCGCCGGAGATGCAGGACGGCCACGACAGCCACAAGATCCACAAGATCACGCTCGACGTGAAGGAAAATCCCCAGAGCGCCGAATATCTCAAAGGGTCGCTCTACTGGCATATCGACGGCACGATGAATGCCACGCCGATCCTCGCCTCGCTGCTGTCGTGCAAGGTCAAGGCCACATGGGGCGGCAATACCGGCTTCTGCAACACCTACGCCGCCTATGAGGCGCTGAGCGATGAGCAGAAGGCCGAATATGAAAAGCTGCGGGTCATCCACTCGGTCTGGGCGACCGTCGGCTATTATGAGCCGGAGACGAGCCTCGCCAAGCTGAAGGGCATGCAGGCGATCGGCGAGAATGAGCTGCCGCTGGTGTGGAACCACAAATCGGGACGCAAGTCGCTGGTGCTGGGCTGCACCGCGCACCGCGTCCTCGACGTTGAGCCGATGGAGAGCGCCCAGATCCTGGTCGGCCTGCGCGAATGGGCGACCCGCGAAGAGTTCAGCTACAGCCATGACTGGAGCGTCGGTGACCTGGTGATCTGGGACAATACCGGCACCATGCACCGCGCCGAAGCCTATGACCCGAACTGCAACCGCATGATGCACCGCACCAAGCTGAGGGGCGAAGAACCGTTCGAATAA
- a CDS encoding TetR/AcrR family transcriptional regulator — protein sequence MVQKRRVGAQSSETRARIVEAAEQVIRDEGYAAASSRRVALCAELPPSLVHYYFPTTDDLLMAVFRRGAEQSDAMIDQALGSDDPVRALWHFFADASRTALAMEFVALANHRKAIQAEIARHSEAMRARQAELLDRLLGDRLAALGLTPAGLSLLLAGVGRTLVMEQGLGVSAGHDEARSSVEAWLDQLLPPKNEAY from the coding sequence ATGGTCCAGAAACGCCGTGTGGGCGCGCAAAGCTCCGAAACCCGTGCCCGGATCGTGGAGGCCGCCGAACAGGTAATCCGCGATGAGGGCTATGCCGCCGCCAGTTCGCGGCGTGTAGCGCTGTGCGCAGAGTTGCCGCCCTCACTGGTCCATTATTATTTCCCGACCACGGACGACCTGCTGATGGCCGTCTTCCGGCGCGGGGCAGAGCAGAGCGACGCAATGATCGATCAGGCGCTGGGGAGCGACGATCCGGTGCGGGCGCTCTGGCATTTCTTCGCCGATGCCAGCCGAACCGCGCTGGCGATGGAGTTCGTGGCGCTCGCCAATCACCGCAAGGCGATCCAGGCCGAAATCGCCCGGCATAGCGAGGCGATGCGCGCGCGTCAGGCGGAGTTGCTGGACCGGCTGCTGGGCGACCGGCTTGCAGCGCTTGGCCTGACCCCGGCGGGTCTCAGCCTGCTGCTGGCGGGCGTGGGCCGGACGCTGGTGATGGAACAGGGTCTGGGTGTGAGCGCGGGCCATGACGAGGCGCGATCGAGCGTGGAGGCCTGGCTCGATCAACTCCTGCCTCCAAAAAATGAGGCATATTGA
- a CDS encoding LysR family transcriptional regulator translates to MNINLKLLHSFLLVADHCSFRRAAEESNRSQSAVSMQVRQLELQLGVALFHRTTRTVQLTREGEILRDTARKAVRELETGLRKLKDMADMQRGHLSLACAPTIASTRLPAILTTFQQSFPSVTADIREIASIEMLDAIRAHAVDFGLGPRVPNAPEFHFHPIMVDEICALIPRPMGFATAREISFAELARLPLLVVTDSSAIQSVLDEAQQVAGVTLNIKYEVRQVQTQIAMAAAGLGAAIVPRIAVPALPDPRLVVVPIVDPPLSREIGIITMKGQRLSPIAARLVTMLQRLLTGAANAPAHMDIAVAVTDNRPPSRPAMIQ, encoded by the coding sequence ATGAACATCAACCTGAAGCTGCTCCACAGCTTCCTGCTGGTGGCGGATCATTGCAGCTTCAGGCGCGCGGCCGAGGAATCGAACCGGTCGCAATCAGCCGTCAGCATGCAGGTGCGACAACTGGAACTGCAACTGGGCGTCGCGCTGTTCCACCGGACAACCCGCACCGTACAACTGACCCGAGAGGGCGAGATTCTACGCGACACCGCGCGCAAGGCCGTGCGGGAACTGGAGACCGGGTTGCGCAAGCTCAAGGACATGGCCGACATGCAGCGCGGCCATCTGTCGCTGGCCTGCGCGCCCACCATCGCCTCCACCCGCCTGCCCGCCATCCTGACCACCTTTCAGCAAAGCTTCCCCAGCGTCACCGCCGACATCCGCGAGATCGCCTCGATCGAGATGCTGGACGCGATCCGCGCGCATGCGGTGGATTTCGGCCTTGGCCCCCGTGTGCCCAATGCGCCGGAATTCCACTTTCATCCGATCATGGTGGATGAGATCTGCGCCCTCATTCCCCGGCCCATGGGCTTTGCCACCGCACGCGAGATCAGCTTTGCCGAACTGGCGCGGTTGCCGCTGCTGGTCGTCACCGATAGCAGCGCGATCCAGTCCGTGCTGGACGAGGCGCAACAGGTGGCGGGCGTGACGCTCAACATCAAATATGAAGTGCGGCAGGTGCAGACCCAGATCGCGATGGCGGCGGCGGGACTGGGGGCGGCGATCGTGCCCCGCATCGCCGTCCCTGCCCTGCCCGATCCGCGGCTGGTGGTGGTGCCGATCGTCGATCCGCCGCTATCGCGCGAAATCGGCATCATCACGATGAAAGGACAAAGGCTGTCGCCGATCGCGGCGCGGCTTGTCACCATGCTCCAGCGGCTGTTGACGGGGGCCGCCAATGCCCCGGCGCATATGGACATCGCCGTAGCGGTGACGGATAACAGGCCGCCATCCCGGCCCGCCATGATCCAATGA
- a CDS encoding 3-oxoacyl-ACP reductase family protein, translating into MSRSLNGRVAVVTGAGSGIGRAIAIRLAEDTAKIAIWDINAAGAAETAKMIEDAGGTAIALDADCSDKAAIHAAAEETRARLGPVAILVNNAGIAPFTPFMETEDDLFDKVIRINLRGPYLLTKEILPDMLAAGWGRVINITSSSVQTGSPMQGHYVSSKGGLMGMTKALALEFAPTGITFNMVPPGFIDTPMLRAAPIDADAFAQTLPMKRIGKPEDIAAACAYLASEEASYITGQTISTNGGRYMGSH; encoded by the coding sequence ATGTCGAGGTCTTTGAACGGTAGAGTAGCGGTAGTGACGGGCGCAGGGTCGGGCATTGGCCGCGCCATCGCCATCCGTCTGGCCGAGGATACGGCCAAGATCGCCATCTGGGACATTAATGCCGCTGGCGCTGCCGAAACGGCGAAGATGATCGAGGATGCGGGCGGCACCGCCATTGCCCTCGACGCCGACTGTTCGGACAAGGCCGCGATCCACGCCGCGGCGGAAGAAACCCGCGCCAGACTGGGACCGGTCGCGATCCTGGTGAACAATGCGGGCATCGCCCCCTTCACCCCGTTCATGGAGACGGAGGATGATCTGTTCGACAAGGTCATCCGCATCAACCTGCGCGGGCCTTACCTCCTCACCAAGGAAATCCTGCCCGACATGCTGGCCGCTGGATGGGGCCGCGTCATCAACATCACCTCCTCCTCGGTGCAGACCGGCTCGCCCATGCAGGGCCATTATGTCTCGTCCAAGGGCGGCCTGATGGGCATGACCAAGGCACTGGCGCTGGAATTCGCGCCGACCGGCATCACCTTCAACATGGTGCCGCCCGGTTTCATCGACACGCCGATGCTGCGCGCCGCGCCGATCGACGCCGATGCCTTCGCCCAGACCCTGCCGATGAAGCGCATCGGCAAGCCGGAGGATATCGCAGCCGCCTGCGCCTATCTGGCGTCGGAGGAAGCCAGCTACATCACCGGCCAGACGATCAGCACCAATGGCGGGCGCTACATGGGCTCGCATTGA
- a CDS encoding cytochrome P450: protein MPASPTIDADRDDRKTASIVAARARPEKGATRVTGFREARNILRSATMTQAGGGAQYFDKSDPGSTPVFFLDGADHRQKRATIAPYFTPKAITTRYQAIMERVIEEQFTALRRTGRGTLDVMSFDLAVAVAADIVGLTVTDRARMARRLSASLSAAFYHQHNYLGRLYISARKFINQIDFYFNDVKPAVRDRRANPQDDILSHLIAQGCSDKTIMIECMTYAAAGMVTTREFIVMAAWHMFDNPDLRTRFVESNQEEQVAILQEILRLEPIAAFLYRQETETKDVYALCLRDTNLDETVVGACPHAIDPDRATRMKANGSFLSFGDGAHHCPGWQVALHESRMFLDRLFRVPGIRLDRAPTIGWSDMLQSYELRNAVVTCDTASGQEGSPRRSCVPLA, encoded by the coding sequence ATGCCCGCATCCCCCACAATTGACGCTGACCGCGACGACCGCAAGACCGCATCCATCGTCGCGGCCCGCGCCCGACCGGAAAAGGGCGCGACGCGCGTCACCGGCTTTCGCGAGGCGCGGAACATATTGCGCAGCGCGACGATGACGCAGGCGGGCGGCGGCGCGCAATATTTCGACAAAAGTGATCCGGGCAGCACGCCCGTTTTCTTTCTGGACGGCGCGGACCACCGGCAAAAGCGCGCCACCATCGCCCCCTATTTCACGCCCAAGGCGATCACGACCCGCTATCAGGCGATCATGGAGCGGGTGATCGAGGAGCAGTTCACCGCGCTGCGTCGCACCGGGCGGGGGACGCTGGATGTCATGAGTTTCGATCTGGCAGTGGCGGTCGCGGCGGACATTGTCGGGCTGACCGTTACCGACCGGGCGCGGATGGCGCGGCGGCTGTCGGCATCGCTGTCGGCGGCCTTCTATCATCAGCATAATTATCTGGGGCGGCTGTACATCAGCGCGCGCAAGTTCATCAACCAGATCGACTTCTACTTCAACGACGTGAAACCCGCGGTCCGCGATCGCCGCGCCAATCCGCAGGACGACATATTGTCGCACCTGATCGCCCAGGGCTGTTCCGACAAGACGATCATGATCGAATGCATGACCTATGCCGCCGCGGGCATGGTGACGACCCGCGAGTTCATCGTGATGGCCGCCTGGCACATGTTCGACAATCCCGACCTGCGCACGCGCTTCGTCGAGAGCAATCAGGAGGAACAGGTCGCCATCCTCCAGGAAATCCTGCGCCTGGAACCGATCGCCGCCTTCCTGTATCGGCAGGAAACGGAGACGAAGGACGTCTATGCGCTGTGCCTGCGCGACACCAATCTGGACGAGACGGTAGTCGGCGCCTGCCCCCACGCCATAGACCCGGACCGGGCCACGCGGATGAAGGCCAACGGATCGTTCCTCAGCTTTGGCGACGGCGCGCATCATTGCCCCGGCTGGCAAGTGGCGCTGCATGAATCGCGGATGTTTCTGGACAGGCTGTTCCGCGTACCCGGTATCCGGCTGGATCGCGCGCCCACGATCGGCTGGTCCGACATGCTGCAAAGCTATGAATTGCGCAACGCAGTCGTGACCTGCGACACCGCATCGGGCCAGGAGGGTTCGCCGAGGCGATCATGCGTGCCCCTCGCTTGA
- a CDS encoding helix-turn-helix domain-containing protein — protein sequence MNETASTLTDARQVRTRRSLLDALLTLLETRAFEQVTIREIARQAGIGYATFFRHYPSKEALLHDLAAGEIAALLARALPVLFAVDTRQSCITLFHYVDDRRALWSALLTGGAATMLKQEFTAQARRIAEETGGPGGWLPDELRVIFAVSATVEIIAWWLGQDPGVPVDKMAEILDRLVVVPAMTTE from the coding sequence ATGAATGAAACGGCGTCAACCCTCACCGATGCGCGGCAGGTGCGCACGCGGCGCAGTCTGTTGGACGCGCTGCTCACGTTGCTGGAAACACGCGCTTTCGAGCAGGTGACGATCCGGGAAATCGCGCGGCAGGCCGGGATCGGCTATGCGACCTTTTTCCGCCATTATCCCTCCAAGGAAGCGCTGCTTCACGATCTGGCGGCGGGCGAGATCGCAGCGCTGCTGGCGCGTGCCTTGCCGGTGTTGTTCGCGGTCGACACCCGCCAGTCCTGCATCACCCTGTTCCATTATGTCGACGATCGCCGCGCGCTCTGGTCGGCGCTGTTGACGGGGGGCGCGGCAACCATGTTGAAACAGGAGTTTACCGCGCAGGCGCGGCGCATTGCCGAGGAAACGGGCGGGCCGGGCGGCTGGCTGCCCGACGAGTTGCGGGTCATCTTTGCGGTCAGCGCGACGGTGGAGATCATCGCCTGGTGGCTGGGGCAGGACCCCGGCGTCCCGGTCGATAAAATGGCGGAGATACTCGACCGTCTGGTCGTCGTTCCGGCCATGACGACAGAGTGA
- a CDS encoding carboxylesterase/lipase family protein, producing MDELTVITSGGPVRGMRAQGVRRWLGLPYARADRFAAPRPVDPWTDIRDATKHGSQCPQMFGNSAKRAQLAAPAFAEDCLTLNIYASEGGADAGLKPVYVWIHGGAFVAGSGNSYDGFDLARQSDIVVVTINYRLGVLGFVNFGEVPGLPDIPSNLGLRDQIAALEWVRKNIAAFGGDAARVTIGGQSAGSMAVSLLLQAKSAWPLFHGAIMQSGAVSLIHGRAKSRAIARQYAQALGLDQSGLERLRTMDLHELFEAQATVGAANPGTIPAAPWFDDDLLPASLADAHAQPSAPVPLLAGAARDEIRLFEIMPGEILPTRWPAMEALLNTQLGAAQAAQILATYPRTKQGRRALASDLTFLMPTRNFAERHAGHSPTWFYRFDYAHPIAGATHGLDLTLTWPMHGPRAALARGGRMTGKRAALGARMTGHYGHFVRHGTPEPGWPTYTVPQRPVKIFDLDDRVEANPESARFAAWAGRDVGVGLDGGD from the coding sequence ATGGATGAACTGACGGTTATAACCAGCGGAGGTCCGGTCAGGGGAATGCGCGCGCAGGGCGTCCGGCGCTGGCTGGGCCTGCCCTATGCGCGGGCGGATCGGTTCGCTGCGCCGCGCCCGGTCGACCCCTGGACCGATATACGCGACGCTACAAAACACGGCTCACAATGCCCGCAAATGTTCGGAAACTCAGCCAAGCGTGCGCAGCTTGCCGCTCCAGCCTTTGCCGAGGATTGCCTGACCCTCAACATATATGCGTCTGAAGGCGGGGCGGATGCGGGCCTCAAGCCAGTCTATGTCTGGATTCACGGCGGCGCATTCGTCGCCGGCAGCGGCAACAGCTATGATGGCTTCGACCTTGCGCGACAGAGCGATATTGTCGTCGTCACCATCAACTATCGGCTGGGCGTGCTGGGCTTCGTCAATTTCGGTGAGGTGCCGGGCCTGCCCGACATCCCCTCCAATCTGGGCCTGCGTGACCAGATCGCGGCGCTGGAGTGGGTGCGGAAAAATATCGCGGCCTTTGGCGGCGATGCTGCCCGGGTGACGATCGGCGGGCAATCTGCCGGGTCGATGGCGGTATCGCTGTTGCTTCAGGCGAAAAGCGCCTGGCCCCTGTTCCATGGCGCGATCATGCAGAGCGGCGCGGTCAGCCTGATCCACGGACGGGCAAAAAGCCGCGCGATCGCCCGCCAATATGCGCAGGCTTTGGGCCTCGACCAAAGCGGGCTGGAACGGTTGCGGACGATGGACCTGCATGAACTGTTCGAGGCGCAGGCGACGGTCGGCGCAGCTAATCCAGGCACCATCCCGGCGGCGCCATGGTTCGACGACGATCTGCTGCCTGCCTCCCTTGCCGACGCCCATGCCCAGCCGTCGGCGCCCGTGCCGCTGCTCGCCGGGGCGGCGCGCGACGAGATCCGCCTGTTCGAAATCATGCCCGGCGAGATATTGCCGACGCGCTGGCCCGCCATGGAAGCGCTTCTCAATACGCAGTTGGGTGCGGCGCAGGCCGCCCAAATATTGGCCACCTATCCGCGCACGAAACAGGGCCGCCGCGCGCTGGCGAGCGACCTCACCTTTCTGATGCCCACCCGCAATTTTGCCGAGCGTCATGCGGGGCACAGCCCCACCTGGTTCTATCGTTTCGACTATGCCCATCCGATCGCCGGGGCGACGCATGGGCTGGACCTGACGCTGACCTGGCCAATGCATGGCCCGCGCGCCGCGCTGGCGCGCGGGGGGCGGATGACCGGAAAGCGGGCGGCGCTGGGCGCACGGATGACTGGCCATTATGGGCATTTCGTGCGTCATGGCACGCCGGAACCGGGCTGGCCGACATATACCGTGCCGCAGCGGCCGGTGAAGATCTTCGATCTGGATGACCGGGTGGAGGCCAACCCGGAGTCCGCACGCTTCGCCGCATGGGCTGGACGCGATGTCGGTGTGGGGCTGGACGGTGGAGACTGA
- a CDS encoding AMP-binding protein: MTDTISTRRSTPNGWRIRWDEPLAAQAYADGWWRTDSCADALVRVAREDPDRILIIDGDTRLSAAALYDQASRLAQAMLARFVPGNVVSFMLPNWHEAAVIYMGATLAGMVANPILPSLRDHDLHFTLADVGTRMIFVPQTFRGHDYAVMMDRVAATMAQPPETVIVRGDAGHHTAYAHLFEEGAAAPLPAIHADEVRMVMYTSGTTGRPKGVLHTHNSVNALIRQIGAHWLVDPGDRFLVPSPISHIGGSIYAFEAPLLLGSTAILMEAWNPAEAIDIMVDQRCTHMAGATPFLQGLLAAAREADTRLPDLKLFICGGASVPPVLIREASVTFDRAIVSRVYGSTEVPVTTVGVIDRTDIDHAADTDGRPGIATVIIAEDGEIRARGPQMMLGYFREEDDVAGFDAQGYYRTGDQGAWVDGDHLVVTGRIKDLIIRNGENISPKEIEDLLADHPAIAEIAIVGVPDPRTGERAIAVIVARDGATPDVAALGDYLSEQGVARFKYPEGVELWKALPKNDAGKVLKQAIRAKLTQPAI, translated from the coding sequence ATGACCGACACTATCAGCACGCGACGCTCCACGCCCAATGGATGGCGTATCCGGTGGGACGAACCGCTCGCGGCGCAGGCCTATGCTGATGGCTGGTGGCGGACGGACAGTTGCGCCGACGCGCTGGTGCGCGTGGCCCGTGAAGACCCCGATCGCATCCTGATCATCGACGGCGACACGCGCCTGTCGGCCGCTGCCCTCTACGATCAGGCCAGCCGTCTGGCGCAGGCCATGCTGGCGCGGTTCGTGCCCGGCAACGTCGTGTCCTTCATGCTGCCCAACTGGCATGAGGCGGCGGTCATCTACATGGGGGCGACGCTGGCGGGGATGGTCGCCAATCCGATCCTGCCCTCGCTGCGAGACCATGACCTGCATTTCACACTGGCCGACGTGGGTACGCGCATGATTTTCGTGCCGCAGACATTCCGTGGCCATGACTATGCGGTGATGATGGATCGGGTCGCCGCGACGATGGCGCAGCCACCCGAAACCGTGATTGTGCGGGGCGACGCGGGCCATCACACCGCCTATGCCCATCTGTTTGAGGAAGGCGCCGCCGCCCCGCTGCCCGCGATCCATGCGGACGAGGTGCGGATGGTGATGTACACCAGCGGCACCACTGGACGGCCCAAGGGCGTGCTGCACACCCATAACAGCGTAAACGCCCTGATCCGCCAGATTGGCGCGCACTGGCTGGTTGATCCGGGCGACCGTTTTCTGGTGCCGTCACCGATCAGCCATATCGGCGGATCGATTTACGCGTTCGAGGCGCCCTTGCTGCTGGGCAGCACAGCGATCCTGATGGAAGCGTGGAACCCAGCCGAAGCGATCGACATCATGGTCGATCAGCGCTGCACCCACATGGCGGGGGCGACGCCCTTCCTTCAGGGCTTGCTTGCCGCCGCGCGGGAGGCGGATACACGCCTGCCGGACCTGAAGCTTTTTATCTGCGGCGGGGCATCGGTGCCGCCTGTGCTGATCCGCGAGGCATCGGTCACATTCGACCGTGCTATCGTCAGCCGCGTCTATGGCTCGACCGAGGTGCCCGTCACCACCGTGGGGGTCATCGACCGCACGGACATCGACCATGCGGCGGATACCGATGGTCGCCCCGGCATCGCCACGGTCATCATCGCCGAGGATGGCGAAATCCGTGCGCGCGGGCCACAGATGATGCTCGGCTATTTCCGCGAAGAGGACGACGTGGCGGGCTTCGATGCGCAAGGCTATTATCGCACCGGCGACCAGGGCGCCTGGGTCGATGGCGACCATCTGGTCGTTACTGGCCGGATCAAGGATCTCATCATCCGCAACGGCGAGAATATCTCGCCCAAGGAGATTGAGGATCTACTGGCCGACCATCCGGCCATCGCCGAAATCGCCATTGTCGGCGTGCCCGATCCACGCACCGGCGAACGCGCCATCGCCGTCATCGTGGCGCGTGACGGAGCGACGCCGGACGTGGCGGCGCTCGGCGACTATCTTTCGGAGCAGGGGGTTGCGCGCTTCAAATATCCTGAAGGCGTCGAGCTGTGGAAGGCGCTGCCGAAGAATGACGCGGGCAAGGTGTTGAAGCAGGCGATTCGCGCCAAGCTGACCCAGCCCGCGATTTAG
- a CDS encoding SDR family NAD(P)-dependent oxidoreductase, whose protein sequence is MSAPSSALRFDDRVAVITGAGRGLGRAYALLLAKRGAKVVVNDPGGPMDGAGVDNGPAEDVVREIRAAGGEAVACTESVATPEGGHAIIQAAIDHFGRIDILIHNAGNVRYGSLKNLSQDDFDAVLDVHLRGAFHVVRTAFPLMCAAGYGRIVLTSSIGGLYGNRNVVNYGMAKAAMIGLNNVAAIEGADEGVRCNIIVPGAVTRMAEGIDISAYPPMGPELVAPVVGWLAHESCSVSGEMLVSIAGRIARAFIGESKGVYQPEWSIEDVGQQIEAIRDPADPLIFDLEGHVDHIRYSFGMASKGA, encoded by the coding sequence ATGTCTGCTCCATCATCTGCATTGCGATTCGACGATCGCGTCGCCGTCATCACCGGCGCTGGGCGCGGGCTGGGACGGGCTTATGCGCTGTTGCTCGCGAAGCGCGGCGCGAAGGTCGTTGTCAACGATCCGGGCGGGCCGATGGATGGCGCCGGCGTTGACAACGGCCCTGCCGAGGATGTGGTGCGCGAAATTCGCGCGGCGGGCGGTGAGGCTGTGGCCTGCACCGAATCAGTCGCCACACCGGAGGGCGGACACGCCATCATCCAGGCTGCGATCGACCATTTCGGCCGCATCGACATATTGATCCATAATGCCGGCAATGTCCGCTATGGGTCGCTCAAGAATCTGAGCCAGGATGATTTCGACGCGGTGCTCGATGTGCATCTGCGCGGCGCCTTCCATGTCGTGCGCACCGCCTTTCCGCTGATGTGCGCGGCGGGCTATGGCCGGATCGTCCTCACCTCCTCGATCGGCGGGCTGTATGGCAACAGGAACGTCGTCAATTACGGCATGGCGAAGGCGGCGATGATCGGCCTCAACAATGTCGCGGCGATCGAGGGCGCGGACGAGGGCGTCAGGTGCAACATCATCGTCCCCGGCGCCGTGACGCGCATGGCCGAGGGGATCGACATATCCGCCTACCCGCCGATGGGACCGGAACTGGTCGCGCCCGTGGTCGGCTGGCTGGCGCATGAAAGCTGCTCGGTGAGCGGCGAAATGCTGGTGTCGATCGCCGGGCGCATCGCCCGCGCCTTCATTGGCGAGAGCAAGGGCGTCTATCAGCCTGAATGGTCGATCGAGGATGTGGGGCAACAGATCGAAGCGATCCGCGACCCCGCTGACCCGCTGATCTTCGACCTTGAGGGGCATGTCGACCATATCCGCTACAGTTTCGGCATGGCATCCAAGGGCGCGTAG